A DNA window from Drosophila pseudoobscura strain MV-25-SWS-2005 chromosome 2, UCI_Dpse_MV25, whole genome shotgun sequence contains the following coding sequences:
- the LOC6896976 gene encoding uridine phosphorylase 1-like, with product MPGNCGCNTCAGASPCELNRDVCQLKELVRSQGKQLGQLVRHMKMGCKKPPKESTIKGLSPCLKCLQPDVLYHLGMDTATMDFPKVFGDVRFVCMGGTAERMERFAYKIMKELSLKLNPATTLRNMAEPGHRYALYKVGPVLCVSHGMGCPSISILLHELIKMLHHAKCQDPVFIRIGTCGGIGIEPGTVVISSEALDGMLNPYYELIVQGKVVLYSSKLDQCLANELLSLAIPCEDEFCTIIGKTICTNDFYEGQTRLDGAFCDYTNQSKTAYLQSVQCQGVVNFDMESTAFAALTNRANIRSAVVSMCIVNRMEGDQILSPPECLSEWEKRPQVLVARYIRKEFLKRDDDSDTEAYEEVCPSACLEGDKAI from the exons ATGCCAGGAAACTGCGGGTGCAATACGTGTGCTGGTGCGAGTCCATGCGAATTGAATCGCGATGTCTGCCAGCTGAAGG AATTGGTAAGGTCACAGGGCAAGCAGCTTGGGCAGCTGGTCAGACACATGAAGATGGGCTGCAAAAAGCCCCCAAAGGAGAGCACTATAAAGGGTCTGAGTCCCTGCCTGAAATGCCTCCAGCCGGACGTTCTCTACCATCTGGGAATGGACACGGCCACAATGGACTTTCCCAAGGTCTTTGGCGATGTGCGG TTTGTTTGCATGGGAGGTACGGCTGAGCGCATGGAGAGATTCGCTTACAAGATTATGAAGGAACTCAGTCTGAAGCTGAACCCGGCGACTACTCTCAGGAATATGGCTGAGCCAGGTCATCGTTATGCGCTCTACAAAGTTGGCCCAGTTCTGTGTGTCAGTCATGGCATGGGGTGTCCATCGATTTCAATACTGCTGCATGAGCTCATCAAGATGTTGCACCATGCCAAGTGTCAGGATCCCGTCTTTATCAGAATTGGTACCTGCGGCGGCATCGGAATAGAGCCCGGAACCGTGGTCATCAGCTCGGAGGCTCTGGACGGCATGTTAAATCCCTATTATGAGCTAATTGTTCAGGGCAAAGTCGTGCTGTATTCCAGCAAACTAGACCAGTGTTTGGCCAACGAACTCCTATCACTGGCCATTCCTTGCGAGGATGAGTTTTGTACAATTATTGGTAAGACCATATGCACCAATGACTTCTACGAGGGCCAAACGCGACTCGATGGAGCCTTCTGCGACTACACGAACCAATCGAAGACCGCCTATCTTCAGAGCGTCCAGTGCCAGGGAGTGGTCAATTTTGATATGGAGAGTACCGCCTTTGCCGCTCTCACAAACAGAGCCAATATACGATCTGCCGTCGTCTCCATGTGCATAGTCAATCGTATGGAGGGTGATCAG ATACTTTCACCACCGGAATGCCTAAGTGAGTGGGAGAAACGACCTCAAGTGCTCGTGGCGCGATA
- the tsl gene encoding torso-like protein, with protein MSPSPSGRLGLFWLLALALLAVVGSRESQLRIGKAINIFLRYGYLGISMRVIPMNDNVESERWIFKEPTKNIYRNLSGLAESHEDTTPGIFHGDFHMEFCDNRRQLFQAYFRDFTVERMDKPWEAFTGGWFPDTAAKKLGINTSFIQGDYSYVLVRVVRFRETGKLNADIPIEQQLEPEVRARMEQLKIGNLTSAVGFIESVGTHYVSSYTTGNSLFQVFVYSRKNFKMIKERIRSKGLNALSKLDLYNYFAPWFAEHLGQIRSASANATVERWARRKLQYEYYVVKYVTLLKLHGNSTLLRSLDTLLGNDAILQLELKSLNVVFREHPEKESWFHEVLDNNMKLWELNMPQNHASR; from the exons ATGAGCCCGAGCCCATCTGGGCGGCTGGGCCTGTTCTGGCTGTTGGCACTGGCGCTCCTCGCCGTCGTCGGCAGTCGCGAGTCCCAGCTGCGCATTGGCAAAGCCATCAATATATTTCTACGCTATGGCTACCTGGGCATATCGATGCGGGTGATACCCATGAACGACAACGTCGAGTCGGAGCGATGGATATTCAAGGAGCCgactaaaaatatatacagg AACTTGAGCGGCCTGGCGGAGAGTCATGAGGACACCACGCCCGGCATCTTTCATGGGGATTTCCATATGGAGTTTTGCGACAATCGTCGCCAGCTGTTCCAGGCATACTTCCGTGACTTCACCGTCGAGCGAATGGACAAGCCCTGGGAGGCCTTCACGGGTGGCTGGTTTCCGGACACTGCGGCCAAGAAGCTGGGCATCAACACCTCCTTCATCCAGGGCGACTACTCGTATGTGCTGGTTCGAGTGGTCCGTTTCCGGGAGACGGGCAAGCTGAATGCCGACATCCCGATTGAGCAGCAACTGGAGCCGGAAGTCCGGGCGCGCATGGAACAGCTAAAGATCGGAAATCTCACGTCGGCGGTGGGCTTCATAGAAAGCGTCGGCACACACTACGTCAGCTCGTATACCACGGGCAATTCGCTGTTCCAGGTCTTTGTGTACAGTCGCAAGAACTTCAAAATGATTAAGGAGCGCATCAGGAGCAAGGGCCTGAACGCCCTGTCCAAGCTCGATCTATACAACTACTTTGCGCCGTGGTTTGCCGAGCATCTGGGCCAGATCCGTTCGGCCAGTGCCAATGCCACCGTGGAGCGTTGGGCGCGCCGGAAGCTCCAATACGAATACTATGTGGTCAAGTATGTGACCCTGCTGAAGCTGCACGGTAACAGCACGTTGCTGCGATCCCTGGACACGCTGCTGGGCAACGATGCTATCCTACAGCTCGAACTCAAGTCCCTCAATGTGGTCTTTAGGGAGCATCCGGAGAAGGAGAGCTGGTTCCACGAAGTGCTCGACAACAACATGAAACTTTGGGAATTAAACATGCCGCAGAATCATGCTAGCCGGTAA